The following are encoded in a window of Geotrypetes seraphini chromosome 5, aGeoSer1.1, whole genome shotgun sequence genomic DNA:
- the HOXD13 gene encoding homeobox protein Hox-D13, translating to MCKVMNKDSPWAMEGLRDEGSSGHQCRNLLGSPSASSPVCSRSALGCGYSGQERPEVGREGAVSGPLGYGYHFGNRYYGCSMSHGMGVQQNALKPPAHAPLGGFPVEKCMDVSTLASTNVPSNEGASRAKEVPFYQGYTNPYQHVPGYLDMVSTFSSGEPRHETYISMEGYQSWTLANGWNSPVYCAKDQSQASHFWKPSFPGEVALNQPDMCVYRRGRKKRVPYTKPQLKDLENEYAINKFINKDKRRRISATTNLSERQVTIWFQNRRVKDKKIVSKLKENVP from the exons ATGTGCAAGGTCATGAACAAGGACAGCCCGTGGGCGATGGAAGGCTTACGAGACGAGGGCTCCTCTGGCCACCAGTGCAGGAACTTGCTAGGGAGCCCTTCGGCTTCTTCCCCCGTCTGCAGTCGCTCGGCTCTGGGCTGTGGCTATTCGGGCCAGGAGCGACCtgaggttgggagggagggggcggtGTCCGGGCCGCTTGGCTATGGCTATCACTTTGGGAACCGATACTACGGCTGCAGCATGTCGCATGGCATGGGCGTTCAGCAAAATGCCCTCAAGCCTCCCGCGCATGCCCCCCTTGGCGGCTTCCCAGTGGAGAAGTGCATGGACGTGTCCACCTTGGCCAGCACGAACGTTCCCAGCAATGAAGGCGCCTCAAGGGCTAAGGAGGTCCCTTTCTATCAGGGCTATACAAACCCTTACCAGCATGTCCCCGGCTACCTAGACATGGTCTCCACGTTTAGCTCCGGGGAGCCGAGGCATGAAACATACATCTCTATGGAGGGCTACCAGTCCTGGACTCTGGCTAATGGTTGGAACAGTCCGGTTTATTGTGCCAAAGATCAGTCGCAGGCTTCCCATTTTTGGAAACCCTCCTTTCCAG GAGAAGTTGCTCTAAACCAGCCAGATATGTGTGTCTACAGGCGTGGGAGAAAGAAAAGAGTGCCGTATACAAAGCCACAGCTTAAAGACCTCGAGAATGAATATGCCATTAACAAATTCATTAACAAGGACAAGAGACGAAGAATATCTGCTACCACAAACCTGTCCGAAAGACAAGTTACCATTTGGTTTCAGAATAGAAGAGTAAAGGATAAGAAAATAGTATCTAAACTGAAGGAAAATGTTCCTTGA
- the EVX2 gene encoding homeobox even-skipped homolog protein 2 isoform X1, translated as MMERIRKEMILMERGLHSPTAGKRLSNLSDSAGNVVLEALENAQHSARLSPRLTSASLHSSIGDIPGKGKFEIDALFNIPHQNSESTTASEIPSPENRKKISHYSEVAQEADMNSDVEVGCSALRSPTSLSVTQLKESNKESNSAASTTTSSAGSGLGSLNSSNSVASSSSAADQVRRYRTAFTREQIARLEKEFYRENYVSRPRRCELAAALNLPETTIKVWFQNRRMKDKRQRLAMSWPHPADPSFYTYMMTHAAATGSLPYPFHSHVPLHYYPHMGVTAAAAAAAASGAAASPFATSIRPLDTFRALSHPYSRPELLCSFRHPGLYQSPAGLNSTAAASAAAAAAAAAAAASAPAASTPCSCLSCHSNQTASALGSRSATSDFTCTAASQRSESSFLPYSAAVLSKTTVTPPDQREEAPLTR; from the exons ATGATGGAAAGAATAAGAAAAGAGATGATTCTGATGGAAAGGGGACTGCACAGTCCTACAGCTGGCAAAAGGCTTTCGAATTTGTCCGACTCAGCTGGAAATGTGGTGCTAGAGGCCCTGGAAAATGCTCAGCACAGCGCTCGCCTCAGCCCTAGACTAACTTCCGCCTCCCTGCACAGCTCCATAGGGGACATCCCTGGCAAAGGCAAATTCGAAATAGACGCCTTATTCAATATTCCACATCAGAACAGTGAAAGTACGACAGCTTCTGAAATCCCGTCGCCTGAAAACAGGAAGAAGATTAGCCATTATTCCGAAGTTGCTCAAGAGGCAGATATGAACAGTGATGTGGAGGTGGGTTGCTCAGCACTGCGCTCCCCGACCAGCCTAAGCGTCACCCAGCTAAAAGAAAGCAACAAAG AAAGCAATTCAGCGGCTAGCACCACCACGTCCTCAGCAGGCTCTGGTTTGGGTAGCTTGAACAGTAGCAACTCTGTAGCCAGCTCTAGCTCTGCGGCCGATCAAGTGCGACGGTACCGGACGGCTTTCACCAGAGAGCAGATCGCTAGGCTGGAGAAAGAGTTCTATCGGGAGAATTATGTCTCTCGGCCAAGGCGGTGCGAGCTCGCAGCCGCCCTCAATCTGCCCGAAACCACCATCAAG GTGTGGTTTCAGAATAGACGGATGAAAGATAAAAGGCAACGTCTAGCTATGTCTTGGCCTCACCCTGCGGATCCAAGCTTCTACACCTACATGATGACGCACGCGGCGGCCACCGGAAGTCTGCCCTATCCATTCCACTCGCACGTGCCTTTGCATTACTATCCCCACATGGGGGTCACGGCTGCTGCAGCCGCGGCTGCAGCCTCGGGAGCAGCAGCTTCGCCCTTTGCAACATCTATCCGCCCTCTGGACACTTTCCGTGCGCTTTCGCACCCTTATTCTCGCCCCGAACTGCTGTGCAGCTTCCGTCATCCGGGCCTTTATCAGTCCCCGGCGGGACTGAACAGTACAGCTGCAGCCTCAGCGGCTGCAGCGGCGGCGGCTGCAGCGGCGGCGGCATCAGCTCCAGCGGCTTCTACACCTTGTTCCTGCCTCAGTTGTCATAGCAACCAGACAGCCTCTGCCTTGGGTTCGAGGAGCGCGACCTCGGATTTCACGTGCACTGCCGCGTCACAAAGGTCGGAGAGCAGTTTTCTACCGTATTCTGCAGCTGTGCTAAGCAAGACGACTGTCACTCCTCCAGATCAGAGAGAGGAGGCGCCCTTAACCAGATAA
- the EVX2 gene encoding homeobox even-skipped homolog protein 2 isoform X2, translating to MMERIRKEMILMERGLHSPTAGKRLSNLSDSAGNVVLEALENAQHSARLSPRLTSASLHSSIGDIPGKGKFEIDALFNIPHQNSESTTASEIPSPENRKKISHYSEVAQEADMNSDVEVGCSALRSPTSLSVTQLKESNKGYSESNSAASTTTSSAGSGLGSLNSSNSVASSSSAADQVRRYRTAFTREQIARLEKEFYRENYVSRPRRCELAAALNLPETTIKVWFQNRRMKDKRQRLAMSWPHPADPSFYTYMMTHAAATGSLPYPFHSHVPLHYYPHMGVTAAAAAAAASGAAASPFATSIRPLDTFRALSHPYSRPELLCSFRHPGLYQSPAGLNSTAAASAAAAAAAAAAAASAPAASTPCSCLSCHSNQTASALGSRSATSDFTCTAASQRSESSFLPYSAAVLSKTTVTPPDQREEAPLTR from the exons ATGATGGAAAGAATAAGAAAAGAGATGATTCTGATGGAAAGGGGACTGCACAGTCCTACAGCTGGCAAAAGGCTTTCGAATTTGTCCGACTCAGCTGGAAATGTGGTGCTAGAGGCCCTGGAAAATGCTCAGCACAGCGCTCGCCTCAGCCCTAGACTAACTTCCGCCTCCCTGCACAGCTCCATAGGGGACATCCCTGGCAAAGGCAAATTCGAAATAGACGCCTTATTCAATATTCCACATCAGAACAGTGAAAGTACGACAGCTTCTGAAATCCCGTCGCCTGAAAACAGGAAGAAGATTAGCCATTATTCCGAAGTTGCTCAAGAGGCAGATATGAACAGTGATGTGGAGGTGGGTTGCTCAGCACTGCGCTCCCCGACCAGCCTAAGCGTCACCCAGCTAAAAGAAAGCAACAAAG GGTACTCAGAAAGCAATTCAGCGGCTAGCACCACCACGTCCTCAGCAGGCTCTGGTTTGGGTAGCTTGAACAGTAGCAACTCTGTAGCCAGCTCTAGCTCTGCGGCCGATCAAGTGCGACGGTACCGGACGGCTTTCACCAGAGAGCAGATCGCTAGGCTGGAGAAAGAGTTCTATCGGGAGAATTATGTCTCTCGGCCAAGGCGGTGCGAGCTCGCAGCCGCCCTCAATCTGCCCGAAACCACCATCAAG GTGTGGTTTCAGAATAGACGGATGAAAGATAAAAGGCAACGTCTAGCTATGTCTTGGCCTCACCCTGCGGATCCAAGCTTCTACACCTACATGATGACGCACGCGGCGGCCACCGGAAGTCTGCCCTATCCATTCCACTCGCACGTGCCTTTGCATTACTATCCCCACATGGGGGTCACGGCTGCTGCAGCCGCGGCTGCAGCCTCGGGAGCAGCAGCTTCGCCCTTTGCAACATCTATCCGCCCTCTGGACACTTTCCGTGCGCTTTCGCACCCTTATTCTCGCCCCGAACTGCTGTGCAGCTTCCGTCATCCGGGCCTTTATCAGTCCCCGGCGGGACTGAACAGTACAGCTGCAGCCTCAGCGGCTGCAGCGGCGGCGGCTGCAGCGGCGGCGGCATCAGCTCCAGCGGCTTCTACACCTTGTTCCTGCCTCAGTTGTCATAGCAACCAGACAGCCTCTGCCTTGGGTTCGAGGAGCGCGACCTCGGATTTCACGTGCACTGCCGCGTCACAAAGGTCGGAGAGCAGTTTTCTACCGTATTCTGCAGCTGTGCTAAGCAAGACGACTGTCACTCCTCCAGATCAGAGAGAGGAGGCGCCCTTAACCAGATAA